A single Brevundimonas sp. SL130 DNA region contains:
- the eno gene encoding phosphopyruvate hydratase — MTDIADIVARQILDSRGNPTVEVDVILDDGSFGRAAVPSGASTGAHEAVELRDGDKDLWGGKGVQKAVDAVNGEIFDALSGMDAEDQRRLDEAMIDLDGTPNKARLGANAILGVSLAAAKASAISAGLPLHRYIGGVSARVLPTPMMNIINGGAHADNPIDIQEFMILPTGAETFTDALRMGTEIFHALKKQLKDAGHNTNVGDEGGFAPNLASAEEALSFITKAGQAAGYLAGEDFHLGLDVASTEFFKDGKYIMAGEGKTVDAEGMAAYLVDLCERFPIVSIEDGMAEDDFDGWRLLTERLGDRVQLVGDDLFVTNPARLAAGIGEGLANSILIKVNQIGTLSETLDAVDMAHRAGYTSVMSHRSGETEDSTIADLAVATNCGQIKTGSLARSDRVAKYNQLLRLEEMLGDQAVYFGDGMLLR; from the coding sequence ATGACCGACATCGCCGATATCGTCGCCCGCCAGATCCTCGACAGCCGAGGCAATCCGACGGTCGAAGTCGACGTGATTCTGGACGACGGTTCGTTCGGTCGCGCCGCCGTACCGTCGGGCGCCTCGACCGGCGCCCACGAAGCCGTCGAACTGCGCGACGGCGATAAGGATCTTTGGGGCGGCAAGGGCGTGCAGAAGGCGGTCGACGCCGTCAACGGCGAGATCTTCGACGCCCTGTCCGGCATGGACGCCGAGGACCAGCGTCGTCTGGACGAGGCGATGATCGACCTGGACGGCACCCCGAACAAGGCCCGCCTGGGCGCCAACGCCATCCTGGGCGTGTCCCTGGCCGCGGCCAAGGCCAGCGCCATCTCGGCCGGCCTGCCGCTGCACCGCTATATCGGCGGCGTCTCGGCCCGCGTCCTGCCGACCCCGATGATGAACATCATCAACGGCGGCGCCCATGCCGACAATCCGATCGATATCCAGGAGTTCATGATCCTGCCGACCGGGGCCGAGACCTTCACTGACGCCCTGCGCATGGGCACGGAGATCTTCCACGCTCTGAAGAAGCAGTTGAAGGACGCCGGCCACAACACCAACGTCGGCGACGAGGGCGGCTTCGCCCCGAACCTGGCCTCGGCCGAAGAAGCCTTGAGCTTCATCACCAAGGCGGGCCAGGCGGCCGGTTATCTGGCCGGTGAAGACTTCCATCTGGGCCTGGACGTCGCCTCGACCGAGTTCTTCAAGGACGGCAAATACATCATGGCCGGCGAAGGCAAGACCGTCGACGCCGAGGGCATGGCCGCCTATCTGGTGGATCTGTGCGAGCGTTTCCCGATCGTCTCGATCGAAGACGGCATGGCCGAGGATGATTTTGACGGCTGGCGCCTATTGACCGAGCGTCTGGGCGACCGGGTTCAGCTGGTCGGCGACGACCTGTTCGTGACCAATCCTGCGCGTCTGGCCGCCGGCATCGGCGAAGGCCTGGCCAACTCGATCCTGATCAAGGTCAACCAGATCGGCACCCTGTCCGAGACCCTGGACGCGGTCGATATGGCCCACCGCGCCGGCTATACCTCGGTAATGAGCCACCGTTCGGGCGAGACCGAGGATTCGACCATCGCCGACCTGGCCGTCGCCACCAACTGCGGACAGATCAAGACCGGTTCGCTGGCTCGCTCGGACCGGGTGGCGAAATATAACCAGCTGCTGCGCCTGGAAGAGATGCTGGGCGACCAGGCCGTCTATTTCGGCGACGGCATGCTGCTGCGTTAA